Within Ailuropoda melanoleuca isolate Jingjing unplaced genomic scaffold, ASM200744v2 unplaced-scaffold68069, whole genome shotgun sequence, the genomic segment CGGCGGACTCCGCCCTCCGGAGCCCCAGCCACCGTGGCCCGCGGCCTTCCCTGATGCCCGCGGCTCCTCACATCTTGGAGAGCCTGACGTCGTAGGTGACCATGTTGAAGTTGTCCCAGGCGAAGAGCTTCTTCTCCCGCGGGTTGTAGTCCACCATGCTGCTGTACTTGTAGCGGTTCTTGAAGGGGACGCTCAGCGCCTTGCTGCGGCCCGTGGCCGTGTCATAGGCGAAGTTGACCGTGGCATCCGGCGACGAGTAGCTGCTGATGGTGTACAGGCGGCCGCAGATGAGGAAGGCGTTGGCCACTGACTGCTTGCGGATGTTCGTCTCCCAGCTCTGCTCGCGGGCCAGGCTCTCCGGGTTCAGTTTGGACAGGACGATGGCGCCCTTGGCCTCCTGCGTGCTGTAGATGACCCAGAGGCCCGTCTCGTCCACAGCCAGGTCGATGTCCGTGTAGCCGCCCCACGAATACGGGAACTGCCCGTGGTAGCCGGCCCCGGGGAGCTCCTGCTCGGCCTTCACGGCCTCGGTGGCCAGCTCGTAGCGGACCAGCGTCCTGGACTCGGCGCCCTGGAAGTAGAGGCTGCCCCGGTAGACCACGGCGCCCGTGCCTTCCAGCGGCCGCGGCAGCACGTGCACCTTGGAGGGGTAACCCCGCAGGAACTGCGCGGCGCGGTCGTACTCGAACACCTGCCGGATGTCCGTGCCCACCGTGTCGATTCTCCACGTGGTCTCCCGGGTGTGCGGCGGGACGGGCTTCGGGTCTCTCATCCACACGCCGTACTTGCCCGTGATTGTTTCGGCTCTCCGCAGGGTCAGCGGCTCTCCGACCCAAACCAGCTCTCCGCATCCTGGGGAG encodes:
- the LOC117800319 gene encoding myocilin-like, encoding MPVFTSPGCGELVWVGEPLTLRRAETITGKYGVWMRDPKPVPPHTRETTWRIDTVGTDIRQVFEYDRAAQFLRGYPSKVHVLPRPLEGTGAVVYRGSLYFQGAESRTLVRYELATEAVKAEQELPGAGYHGQFPYSWGGYTDIDLAVDETGLWVIYSTQEAKGAIVLSKLNPESLAREQSWETNIRKQSVANAFLICGRLYTISSYSSPDATVNFAYDTATGRSKALSVPFKNRYKYSSMVDYNPREKKLFAWDNFNMVTYDVRLSKM